The proteins below come from a single Cannabis sativa cultivar Pink pepper isolate KNU-18-1 chromosome 3, ASM2916894v1, whole genome shotgun sequence genomic window:
- the LOC115711284 gene encoding SNF1-related protein kinase regulatory subunit gamma-1: MGEAVVGEQSPSPRSPEAKLGMQVEDLWDTQEPQLSPNDKLNACFESIPVSAFPPAPSDQVIEIKSDTSLAEAVQILSEHKILSAPVVDVDAAEDASWIDRYIGVVEFAGIVVWILHQSEPPSPRSPHSPNTGTALAAAANGVTSLFELGVLGPDSAATTSGNFFEHLTASEYYKNTTVRDISGSFRWAPFLALQTSNSFLTMLLLLSKYKMKSIFVVDLGEGKIENVITQSSVIHMLAECAGLHWFENWGTKKLSEVGLPMVTGDRLIKVYEDEPVLQAFKLMRKKRIGGVPVIENGGNKAVGNISLRDIQFLLTAPEIYHDYRSITAKNFLTAVRSYMEKHEEASPVSEMVTCKKDQTIKELILLLDAKKIHRVYVVDDDGNIGGVITLRDIISRLVHEPRGYFGDFFDGVLPLPQNSRV; encoded by the exons atgggtgAAGCGGTGGTGGGTGAACAGAGTCCGAGTCCGAGAAGCCCAGAAGCGAAATTGGGTATGCAAGTGGAGGATCTATGGGACACGCAGGAGCCACAGCTCAGTCCTAATGACAAACTCAATGCTTGTTTTGAGAGCATACCAGTTTCAGCTTTTCCTCCAGCTCCTTCTGATCAAG TGATTGAGATAAAATCAGATACTTCCTTGGCTGAGGCTGTTCAGATTTTGTCCGAACACAAAATCCTTAGTGCACCTGTTGTAGATGTTGATGCAGCTGAGGATGCTAGTTGGATTGATAGATACATTGGTGTAGTAGAGTTTGCTGGAATTGTTGTATGGATTCTGCATCAG TCGGAACCTCCATCTCCAAGGAGTCCACATAGTCCAAATACTGGAACTGCACTTGCAGCAGCAGCTAATGGAGTGACTTCTTTGTTTGAACTTGGAGTCTTAGGCCCTGACTCGGCTGCAACAACCTCTGGAAACTTTTTCGAGCATCTGACTGCATCTGAATATTATAAGAATACAACG GTTCGAGACATCTCGGGGTCATTCCGATGGGCTCCATTTCTTGCTTTGCAGACATCAAACTCGTTCCTGACAATGCTTTTGCTGCTTTCCAAGTACAAGATGAAGAGTATTTTCGTAGTTGATTTGGGTGAAGGTAAGATTGAAAATGTCATCACGCAATCCTCGGTGATTCACATGTTAGCAGAATGTGCTGGTCTTCATTGGTTTGAAAATTGGGGTACAAAAAAACTCTCTGAAGTGGGTCTCCCAATGGTGACTGGAGATCGTCTCATCAAG GTTTATGAAGATGAACCAGTGTTACAAGCATTTAAGCTGATGAGGAAAAAGAGGATTGGTGGGGTACCTGTAATTGAAAATGGTGGCAACAAAGCAGTAGGAAACATAAGCTTAAGAGATATTCAGTTCTTGCTTACAGCACCTGAGATTTACCATGATTATAG ATCTATAACGGCTAAGAACTTCCTAACAGCCGTTCGGAGCTACATGGAGAAGCACGAAGAGGCTTCGCCAGTAAGTGAAATGGTTACATGCAAAAAAGATCAGACAATCAAAGAACTAATTTTGTTGCTAGACGCCAAGAAGATTCATCGAGTATACGTTGTTGATGATGACGGAAACATAGGAGGTGTAATTACACTCAGAGATATCATCTCAAGGCTAGTTCATGAACCACGAGGCTACTTCGGTGATTTCTTCGATGGTGTTCTACCCCTGCCCCAGAACAGCAGGGTTTAA